ACCTTAGAATTCATGCCCTTTCTCACACAAAAAGGCTATACGAACACTCctgcaaacaaacatttaatatccaAATGTTTATGGTAAGggtcatattttttaattttagtAAGTGAAGTGTTCTCATCGCCCTTCCTCACTCACAGTAAACAATGTTTCTGGAGTGAAGTCTCACTGGCAGCAGGTGGAGATGGTCACATTGATGCCCAGGTTCCCTCTGTCGGCAAACAGCTGTGCTATAGCCGTGTCAAACACCAGACACTCGCTGTTCAAAATGGCCGCCCCAACGCCTTCATGAATGGAGCAGGGTGTGGCTTCCCATGTCAGGCGCCGCCGGTGGCCATTCAGCTCCAGGCGGTAGGCAAAGTTCTCGGCCTGCTTACGCGTGCCTACAAGAAGCACCACGGCGAAAAACTGCTGGTGGCCCTCAAACTTTTCCTGCTTCTCCAGGACCAGCATAAAGTGGCGGCTGAAGCACGACTGCATCATGACCCAGTCCACTGCCCCAGGCAAGTTGATGTCGGTGGCCAGGAAGACGATGTCCTCGCCCTGCAGAGTGGTGATGGATTTGTGCTGGTGTACCAGGTGGGGCATGATGGCATCCAGGGAGCCCTGCCACTTACAGGAGGCCCCGGGGCAGGGACAGGCATAGGGCCGGAAGTCGCAGAGCTCCTCGTGATCACATTTCTCTGTGTGGTGGAGTGTCAGCATACAGCCCGTGGAGGCGTACTGTTCAGAGCGAAAGGCGACAACGGGTTGAGTATGTGGTTTAATGAAACAAGTACAATTCTAAAGTTAAAACTTCTGCATCTTAGGCCTGTGTTTGTTTCAATGTATGGCttcccaaaatattttcaagttacagttagataatgaatatggacttaaagtgcattgtctcagctttaatttgagggtattcacatccacatTAGAGGAAGGCTTTAGGAATtaaagctctttaatatgtagcccctctttttcaagggaccaaaagtaattagacaatagactcaaaagctgtttcatggacagttgttatttcttcatcagttaagcaggtaaaaggtctggagttgattccgggtgtggcattcacatttggaagctgttgctgtgaacccacaacatgcggtcaaaggagctctcagtgaaagtgaaacaggccatccttaggctgcaaaaaacattcatcagagagatagcaggaacattcggagtggccaaatcaacagtttggtacattttgagaaaataaattcaAACCGGTGAGCTCTGctacacaaaaaggcctggatgtccactgAAGACAACAATGGTGGATGagcgtaggatcctttccatggtaaagaaaaaaacctttacaacatccagccaagtgaagaacactctccaggaggtaggcattatcattatccaagtctaccatgaagagaagacttcacaagatcAAATACatagggttcaccacaaggtgcaaaccattcacaagcctcaagaatagaaaggccagatcagactttgccaaaaaacatctaaaaaagccagcccagttctggtacagcattctttggacagatgaaactaagatcaacctgtaccagcaTGATAGGAAGAACAAAGTAtgaagaaggcttggaatggctcatgatctgaagtataccacataatctgtaaaacacagtgttaAGGCGGTgggatggcatggccatgcatggcttccaatggcactgggtcactagtgtttattgatgatgtgacagaagacagaagcagatgGATGAATTCtcaagtgtatagggatatattgtctgctcagatttagCCAAATTCAACAAAGTTGATTGAATGGGGCTTCACttcacagatggacaatgacccaaaacatactgtgaaagcaacccaggagttttttaaggcaaagaagtggaatattctgcaatggccgagtcaatcacctaatctcaacccgatcaagcaaaCATTTCTCTTGCTGAAGTCAAAACTTAAGGCATAAAGACCCatgaagaaacaacaactgaagacagctgcagtaaaggcctggcaaagcatcacaaaagaggaaactcagcgtttggtgatgtccatgcgttccagactttgagcagtcattgcctgcaaaggattctcgacaaagtattaaaaacgaacattttatttatgattttgttaatttgtccaattacatttgagcccccgaaataaggggactgtgtatgaaaatggtttaaATTCCTGAACGTTtctcacaatatttttttttgaaaagcaaatattttctgtttcttttggtTGGGGGATGGGACAGGAAAgccaacatttttatatattgagTAATGAGTAT
The sequence above is a segment of the Esox lucius isolate fEsoLuc1 chromosome 1, fEsoLuc1.pri, whole genome shotgun sequence genome. Coding sequences within it:
- the LOC105029764 gene encoding E3 ubiquitin-protein ligase SIAH2; this encodes MSRPSVIGPGAKTCIKQHLSPSTATQTLLTIQPNSNLGSSASLVLGQGAVSPQHHELSSVLECPVCFDYVLPPILQCQAGHLVCNQCREKLNCCPTCRGSLTPSIRNLAMEKVASAVLFPCKYASTGCMLTLHHTEKCDHEELCDFRPYACPCPGASCKWQGSLDAIMPHLVHQHKSITTLQGEDIVFLATDINLPGAVDWVMMQSCFSRHFMLVLEKQEKFEGHQQFFAVVLLVGTRKQAENFAYRLELNGHRRRLTWEATPCSIHEGVGAAILNSECLVFDTAIAQLFADRGNLGINVTISTCCQ